In one window of Juglans regia cultivar Chandler chromosome 3, Walnut 2.0, whole genome shotgun sequence DNA:
- the LOC109011112 gene encoding uncharacterized protein LOC109011112 isoform X1 — protein sequence MNQGFWMAKGAGCLNDSEMAYDNSSRIEPKRSHQWFMDGPEVELFPNKKQAVVVPTNNLYSGMLNSNVSPWGNASSFQSFTGQFNERLFDSEITRTTNIDDRNIPSLDTEKLDMGRKINDDTFGNDPSFGLSMSHTLEDPSLGQNYGAFRKVKISQVKDSENVMSVSMGHAYNQGDDTTMLASHAYKADGNSISMGLTYGKGTEMISLADTYDRVDNNFISMGQPYNKVGDSLSMGQIYKENPDTMSSSQMFSKGDDSIISIGQTYKSDDNNISTGHIFDRGEDTSVPVGHAYNTGENSVSHSYNKGESTIISFGGYDDDHDANPSGRLISSYELLMGNPSVQRSEALIERELVKSNPETDTSSAQITASGTGNISKKKDDPKMSKKVPPNNFPSNVRSLLSTGMLDGVPVKYIAWSREKELRGVIKGSGYLCGCQSCNFSKVINAYDFERHAGCKTKHPNNHIYFENGKTIYGIVQELRSTPQNMLFEVIQTITGSPINQKSFRLWKESFLAATRELQRIYGKDEGKQLS from the exons atg AATCAGGGCTTCTGGATGGCAAAGGGTGCTGGATGTCTAAACGATAGTGAGATGGCTTATGATAATTCTTCCAGAATTGAGCCGAAGCGTTCTCATCAGTGGTTCATGGATGGCCCGGAGGTGGAGCTGTTCCCCAACAAGAAACAGGCGGTAGTGGTTCCAACTAACAATTTATATTCGGGAATGTTAAACTCAAATGTCTCTCCATGGGGCAATGCTTCAAGTTTTCAGTCATTTACTGGTCAATTCAATGAACGGTTATTTGATTCCGAGATAACCAGGACCACTAATATTGATGACAGAAATATTCCATCACTTGACACCGAAAAACTGGATATGGGAAGAAAGATTAATGATGATACATTTGGGAATGATCCATCATTTGGTTTATCAATGTCACATACGCTGGAAGATCCTAGCTTAGGTCAAAACTATGGTGCctttagaaaagttaaaatcagCCAGGTGAAGGACTCCGAGAATGTTATGTCTGTATCTATGGGACATGCCTATAATCAGGGGGATGACACTACTATGTTAGCATCTCATGCCTACAAGGCAGATGGCAATTCAATATCAATGGGTCTCACTTATGGCAAAGGAACTGAGATGATATCTTTAGCTGACACCTATGACCGAGTGGATAACAATTTCATATCAATGGGACAGCCTTATAACAAGGTGGGTGACTCCTTATCAATGGGTCAAATATACAAAGAAAACCCTGATACCATGTCATCGAGTCAGATGTTCAGCAAGGGCGATGACAGTATCATTTCTATTGGTCAAACCTACAAGTCAGATGACAATAACATATCAACTGGTCACATCTTCGATAGGGGGGAGGACACTAGTGTACCAGTTGGTCATGCTTACAATACAGGTGAAAACTCGGTCTCTCACTCTTATAATAAGGGAGAAAGTACTATCATTTCCTTTGGTGGctatgatgatgatcatgatgcaAATCCCTCTGGAAGGCTCATATCGAGTTATGAACTGTTGATGGGCAATCCTTCAGTCCAGAGATCAGAAGCTTTAATCGAGAGAGAATTAGTTAAATCAAATCCTGAAACAGATACAAGTAGTGCCCAGATAACTGCTTCGGGGACTGGAAATATTTCCAAGAAGAAAGATGACCCAAAAATGTCTAAGAAGGTTCCTCCAAACAACTTCCCGTCAAATGTCAGAAGTTTGCTATCAACTGGTATGCTAGATGGAGTCCCTGTAAAGTATATTGCCTGGTCAAGGGAG AAGGAACTCCGTGGGGTTATAAAAGGTTCTGGATATCTATGTGGCTGTCAGTCATGTAATTTTTCCAAG gtTATCAATGCATATGATTTTGAGCGTCATGCCGgatgcaaaacaaaacacccAAACAACCACATATACTTCGAGAATGGGAAGACGATTTATGGGATTGTCCAAGAGCTTAGGAGCACTCCTCAAAATATGCTGTTTGAAGTAATTCAGACCATAACTGGTTCGCCTATCAATCAGAAGTCCTTCCGCCTTTGGAAAG AATCCTTTCTAGCTGCAACACGTGAACTTCAGCGTATATATGGAAAGGATGAGGGGAAGCAATTGTCATGA
- the LOC109011112 gene encoding uncharacterized protein LOC109011112 isoform X2 has translation MNQGFWMAKGAGCLNDSEMAYDNSSRIEPKRSHQWFMDGPEVELFPNKKQAVVVPTNNLYSGMLNSNVSPWGNASSFQSFTGQFNERLFDSEITRTTNIDDRNIPSLDTEKLDMGRKINDDTFGNDPSFGLSMSHTLEDPSLGQNYGAFRKVKISQVKDSENVMSVSMGHAYNQGDDTTMLASHAYKADGNSISMGLTYGKGTEMISLADTYDRVDNNFISMGQPYNKVGDSLSMGQIYKENPDTMSSSQMFSKGDDSIISIGQTYKSDDNNISTGHIFDRGEDTSVPVGHAYNTGENSVSHSYNKGESTIISFGGYDDDHDANPSGRLISSYELLMGNPSVQRSEALIERELVKSNPETDTSSAQITASGTGNISKKKDDPKMSKKVPPNNFPSNVRSLLSTGMLDGVPVKYIAWSREELRGVIKGSGYLCGCQSCNFSKVINAYDFERHAGCKTKHPNNHIYFENGKTIYGIVQELRSTPQNMLFEVIQTITGSPINQKSFRLWKESFLAATRELQRIYGKDEGKQLS, from the exons atg AATCAGGGCTTCTGGATGGCAAAGGGTGCTGGATGTCTAAACGATAGTGAGATGGCTTATGATAATTCTTCCAGAATTGAGCCGAAGCGTTCTCATCAGTGGTTCATGGATGGCCCGGAGGTGGAGCTGTTCCCCAACAAGAAACAGGCGGTAGTGGTTCCAACTAACAATTTATATTCGGGAATGTTAAACTCAAATGTCTCTCCATGGGGCAATGCTTCAAGTTTTCAGTCATTTACTGGTCAATTCAATGAACGGTTATTTGATTCCGAGATAACCAGGACCACTAATATTGATGACAGAAATATTCCATCACTTGACACCGAAAAACTGGATATGGGAAGAAAGATTAATGATGATACATTTGGGAATGATCCATCATTTGGTTTATCAATGTCACATACGCTGGAAGATCCTAGCTTAGGTCAAAACTATGGTGCctttagaaaagttaaaatcagCCAGGTGAAGGACTCCGAGAATGTTATGTCTGTATCTATGGGACATGCCTATAATCAGGGGGATGACACTACTATGTTAGCATCTCATGCCTACAAGGCAGATGGCAATTCAATATCAATGGGTCTCACTTATGGCAAAGGAACTGAGATGATATCTTTAGCTGACACCTATGACCGAGTGGATAACAATTTCATATCAATGGGACAGCCTTATAACAAGGTGGGTGACTCCTTATCAATGGGTCAAATATACAAAGAAAACCCTGATACCATGTCATCGAGTCAGATGTTCAGCAAGGGCGATGACAGTATCATTTCTATTGGTCAAACCTACAAGTCAGATGACAATAACATATCAACTGGTCACATCTTCGATAGGGGGGAGGACACTAGTGTACCAGTTGGTCATGCTTACAATACAGGTGAAAACTCGGTCTCTCACTCTTATAATAAGGGAGAAAGTACTATCATTTCCTTTGGTGGctatgatgatgatcatgatgcaAATCCCTCTGGAAGGCTCATATCGAGTTATGAACTGTTGATGGGCAATCCTTCAGTCCAGAGATCAGAAGCTTTAATCGAGAGAGAATTAGTTAAATCAAATCCTGAAACAGATACAAGTAGTGCCCAGATAACTGCTTCGGGGACTGGAAATATTTCCAAGAAGAAAGATGACCCAAAAATGTCTAAGAAGGTTCCTCCAAACAACTTCCCGTCAAATGTCAGAAGTTTGCTATCAACTGGTATGCTAGATGGAGTCCCTGTAAAGTATATTGCCTGGTCAAGGGAG GAACTCCGTGGGGTTATAAAAGGTTCTGGATATCTATGTGGCTGTCAGTCATGTAATTTTTCCAAG gtTATCAATGCATATGATTTTGAGCGTCATGCCGgatgcaaaacaaaacacccAAACAACCACATATACTTCGAGAATGGGAAGACGATTTATGGGATTGTCCAAGAGCTTAGGAGCACTCCTCAAAATATGCTGTTTGAAGTAATTCAGACCATAACTGGTTCGCCTATCAATCAGAAGTCCTTCCGCCTTTGGAAAG AATCCTTTCTAGCTGCAACACGTGAACTTCAGCGTATATATGGAAAGGATGAGGGGAAGCAATTGTCATGA
- the LOC109011112 gene encoding uncharacterized protein LOC109011112 isoform X3 — protein sequence MAKGAGCLNDSEMAYDNSSRIEPKRSHQWFMDGPEVELFPNKKQAVVVPTNNLYSGMLNSNVSPWGNASSFQSFTGQFNERLFDSEITRTTNIDDRNIPSLDTEKLDMGRKINDDTFGNDPSFGLSMSHTLEDPSLGQNYGAFRKVKISQVKDSENVMSVSMGHAYNQGDDTTMLASHAYKADGNSISMGLTYGKGTEMISLADTYDRVDNNFISMGQPYNKVGDSLSMGQIYKENPDTMSSSQMFSKGDDSIISIGQTYKSDDNNISTGHIFDRGEDTSVPVGHAYNTGENSVSHSYNKGESTIISFGGYDDDHDANPSGRLISSYELLMGNPSVQRSEALIERELVKSNPETDTSSAQITASGTGNISKKKDDPKMSKKVPPNNFPSNVRSLLSTGMLDGVPVKYIAWSREKELRGVIKGSGYLCGCQSCNFSKVINAYDFERHAGCKTKHPNNHIYFENGKTIYGIVQELRSTPQNMLFEVIQTITGSPINQKSFRLWKESFLAATRELQRIYGKDEGKQLS from the exons ATGGCAAAGGGTGCTGGATGTCTAAACGATAGTGAGATGGCTTATGATAATTCTTCCAGAATTGAGCCGAAGCGTTCTCATCAGTGGTTCATGGATGGCCCGGAGGTGGAGCTGTTCCCCAACAAGAAACAGGCGGTAGTGGTTCCAACTAACAATTTATATTCGGGAATGTTAAACTCAAATGTCTCTCCATGGGGCAATGCTTCAAGTTTTCAGTCATTTACTGGTCAATTCAATGAACGGTTATTTGATTCCGAGATAACCAGGACCACTAATATTGATGACAGAAATATTCCATCACTTGACACCGAAAAACTGGATATGGGAAGAAAGATTAATGATGATACATTTGGGAATGATCCATCATTTGGTTTATCAATGTCACATACGCTGGAAGATCCTAGCTTAGGTCAAAACTATGGTGCctttagaaaagttaaaatcagCCAGGTGAAGGACTCCGAGAATGTTATGTCTGTATCTATGGGACATGCCTATAATCAGGGGGATGACACTACTATGTTAGCATCTCATGCCTACAAGGCAGATGGCAATTCAATATCAATGGGTCTCACTTATGGCAAAGGAACTGAGATGATATCTTTAGCTGACACCTATGACCGAGTGGATAACAATTTCATATCAATGGGACAGCCTTATAACAAGGTGGGTGACTCCTTATCAATGGGTCAAATATACAAAGAAAACCCTGATACCATGTCATCGAGTCAGATGTTCAGCAAGGGCGATGACAGTATCATTTCTATTGGTCAAACCTACAAGTCAGATGACAATAACATATCAACTGGTCACATCTTCGATAGGGGGGAGGACACTAGTGTACCAGTTGGTCATGCTTACAATACAGGTGAAAACTCGGTCTCTCACTCTTATAATAAGGGAGAAAGTACTATCATTTCCTTTGGTGGctatgatgatgatcatgatgcaAATCCCTCTGGAAGGCTCATATCGAGTTATGAACTGTTGATGGGCAATCCTTCAGTCCAGAGATCAGAAGCTTTAATCGAGAGAGAATTAGTTAAATCAAATCCTGAAACAGATACAAGTAGTGCCCAGATAACTGCTTCGGGGACTGGAAATATTTCCAAGAAGAAAGATGACCCAAAAATGTCTAAGAAGGTTCCTCCAAACAACTTCCCGTCAAATGTCAGAAGTTTGCTATCAACTGGTATGCTAGATGGAGTCCCTGTAAAGTATATTGCCTGGTCAAGGGAG AAGGAACTCCGTGGGGTTATAAAAGGTTCTGGATATCTATGTGGCTGTCAGTCATGTAATTTTTCCAAG gtTATCAATGCATATGATTTTGAGCGTCATGCCGgatgcaaaacaaaacacccAAACAACCACATATACTTCGAGAATGGGAAGACGATTTATGGGATTGTCCAAGAGCTTAGGAGCACTCCTCAAAATATGCTGTTTGAAGTAATTCAGACCATAACTGGTTCGCCTATCAATCAGAAGTCCTTCCGCCTTTGGAAAG AATCCTTTCTAGCTGCAACACGTGAACTTCAGCGTATATATGGAAAGGATGAGGGGAAGCAATTGTCATGA